One genomic region from Candidatus Acidiferrales bacterium encodes:
- a CDS encoding C1 family peptidase, which produces MIKEKGYQWTPGITSNSYLTKEEMAGRCGLQRDTSMLQEMLQVEDSLYQQYKAAGMKSGKLFNTLSVPNWIGMMDSVWNQECENCWAYAAAAVTVGLLHNYYGSNVGIHLDQMDITNNASCGNCGGTSWLPCGLSYIYSSKVRSKQGLNQFPNFDHGYYTVSSYSVNSVSISAIKSALQTSPVLAGMEVYEDFAYYYTGGVYQHTFGNDLGGHAVVIVSYDDANSCWICKNSWGGNWGEREPGQIDKAGVNGYFRIAYGQCGIDAEGNVTASVTSSGCLAKMISNFQSLQNAVNFSFVSNELAYVLTSQTVNAGQTLTVPSGAKIVFQAGTYLAVNGTLNASSATFDQSGSSSWMGITYNSGSSGSLNNCTIQHAGTGVTCNGGLSSISSCTIRYNGIGIRCNNVMPPITNCHIDYNSGMGIWLSNVGTPSAHIAGNSFYNYSQQGQAMALYYSSPQIDNSGPNNLTNYIFYNNMGIFCVGSAPQISNSEIDNCVNGLYVIANSHPTIGPYDRMIGNRTAIYADGSYNVYSYYTDVYPWNPGYMAVVATNSAQVIAQADYWGQYPPNPSNFSATNGALIFYQPGSPSPWTGPLSSTAPSVNPDPRSSQSRSSNPKTTASTSDGGYSFDQEVLDAEKMIGDGKYEDAIKFYTTKLKSTDNVAMKRYVLGQLAECYRGEGKKDFSDFLNTEVRPQLSKDDGLYATTLELENLFLIPGHDYKKAIENLTTLKTQFASDATTSKNALFDLGYIHNFLLNDAVKGKGYFDELKSKYPDDMLTWQARLFLGEVDSIPASSGVKSKGSVAEGVLGDVALIDNYPNPFNPTTVISYTIPKDGQVTLKIFDVLGREVKTLVNEFQQVGRYSVTLDGSGLASGVYFYRLVSGNYVSTKKMMLMK; this is translated from the coding sequence ATGATCAAAGAGAAAGGGTACCAATGGACTCCAGGTATTACGTCGAATTCCTACTTGACCAAAGAAGAAATGGCAGGACGCTGCGGACTCCAAAGAGATACTTCTATGTTGCAGGAAATGCTGCAAGTAGAGGATAGTTTGTACCAGCAGTATAAAGCTGCCGGAATGAAGAGCGGCAAATTGTTCAATACTCTCAGTGTACCAAATTGGATAGGTATGATGGACTCCGTATGGAACCAGGAATGCGAGAATTGCTGGGCATACGCTGCAGCAGCCGTGACGGTCGGTTTGTTGCATAACTATTATGGATCAAACGTTGGAATTCATCTCGATCAAATGGATATAACGAATAATGCAAGTTGCGGAAATTGTGGTGGAACATCATGGTTGCCATGTGGCTTGTCTTACATTTACAGTTCCAAAGTAAGGAGTAAACAAGGTCTGAATCAATTTCCAAATTTTGATCATGGATACTACACGGTCTCGTCTTACTCTGTAAACTCGGTCTCCATTTCTGCTATAAAGTCTGCGCTCCAAACCAGTCCTGTCCTCGCGGGAATGGAAGTTTACGAAGACTTCGCTTATTATTACACGGGAGGTGTTTACCAACATACATTTGGGAATGATCTGGGTGGGCACGCTGTCGTAATAGTAAGCTACGATGACGCTAACTCGTGCTGGATTTGCAAAAATAGCTGGGGAGGGAACTGGGGCGAACGTGAGCCAGGTCAGATTGATAAAGCAGGTGTTAACGGATACTTTAGGATCGCATATGGTCAGTGCGGAATTGATGCGGAGGGAAACGTAACTGCTTCAGTAACATCAAGTGGCTGTCTCGCGAAGATGATTTCCAATTTCCAATCATTGCAGAATGCCGTCAATTTTTCTTTTGTAAGTAATGAGCTGGCTTATGTCCTTACTAGCCAAACGGTCAATGCCGGACAAACGCTGACCGTCCCTTCAGGTGCAAAGATAGTCTTTCAAGCTGGCACCTATCTCGCGGTCAACGGCACGCTCAACGCAAGTAGCGCCACATTTGATCAGAGTGGGTCTTCAAGCTGGATGGGCATAACCTACAACAGCGGTTCCAGCGGGTCGCTCAATAATTGCACCATTCAACATGCGGGTACAGGAGTGACTTGCAACGGTGGTCTGTCCTCGATAAGCAGTTGCACAATACGGTACAACGGGATAGGAATCAGATGCAATAACGTCATGCCTCCCATAACGAATTGCCATATTGATTACAACTCCGGCATGGGAATCTGGCTCAGCAACGTAGGTACGCCGAGTGCGCATATTGCAGGGAATAGTTTCTATAATTACTCCCAGCAGGGTCAGGCAATGGCTTTGTATTATTCATCCCCGCAGATTGATAATTCAGGACCCAATAATCTTACAAATTATATATTCTACAACAATATGGGAATCTTCTGCGTTGGCTCAGCCCCTCAGATTTCTAACAGTGAGATTGATAACTGTGTCAACGGCCTTTATGTGATTGCCAACAGTCACCCGACAATCGGCCCCTACGACAGGATGATTGGTAACCGCACCGCAATTTATGCTGATGGCTCCTACAACGTCTATTCTTACTATACCGACGTTTACCCTTGGAATCCCGGATACATGGCGGTTGTAGCTACGAATTCAGCGCAGGTAATTGCTCAAGCCGATTACTGGGGCCAGTATCCGCCAAATCCGTCAAACTTTTCGGCAACCAATGGGGCTTTGATTTTCTACCAACCGGGTAGCCCGTCCCCCTGGACGGGACCTCTGAGCAGTACCGCCCCAAGCGTAAATCCTGACCCGCGGTCTTCACAAAGCAGGTCGAGCAATCCGAAGACGACGGCTTCCACCTCCGATGGAGGCTATTCATTCGACCAGGAAGTACTCGATGCAGAAAAGATGATTGGGGATGGCAAATATGAAGATGCCATCAAGTTCTATACGACAAAGCTGAAGTCAACTGACAATGTTGCAATGAAGAGATATGTGTTAGGACAATTAGCCGAATGCTATAGGGGAGAAGGGAAAAAAGATTTTTCAGACTTCTTGAATACGGAAGTTCGGCCGCAGTTGTCTAAAGATGACGGACTATATGCTACGACATTAGAACTAGAGAATCTTTTCCTGATCCCGGGACACGACTACAAGAAAGCGATAGAAAATCTCACGACGCTGAAGACTCAGTTTGCGAGCGATGCTACAACGTCTAAGAACGCTCTCTTCGATTTAGGGTATATTCATAATTTCCTCCTCAACGACGCTGTGAAAGGAAAAGGCTACTTCGATGAGCTAAAGTCTAAATACCCAGACGATATGCTTACGTGGCAGGCCAGACTCTTCCTTGGTGAGGTTGACAGCATTCCTGCCTCATCGGGTGTAAAGTCTAAGGGAAGCGTTGCGGAAGGTGTTCTCGGAGACGTTGCCCTTATTGATAATTACCCGAATCCATTCAACCCGACGACGGTTATAAGCTATACCATTCCTAAGGATGGACAGGTTACGTTGAAAATCTTTGATGTCCTCGGCAGAGAAGTGAAAACGCTTGTGAACGAATTCCAGCAAGTCGGAAGATACTCGGTTACACTCGACGGTTCCGGGCTGGCGAGTGGTGTGTATTTCTACAGGCTAGTATCTGGTAATTATGTTTCGACAAAGAAGATGATGCTGATGAAGTAA
- a CDS encoding GIY-YIG nuclease family protein has product MTDKKELKKQYKQTVQPMGVYQIRNLINGKIFLGSAKNLQAKLNSNKFQLDHGAHMNSELQKDYSELGEKNFAFEIVDYLKPKEEAGYDYTEDLTVLEEMWLEKLQPYEEKGYNRRK; this is encoded by the coding sequence TTGACCGATAAGAAGGAACTAAAGAAGCAATATAAACAGACCGTGCAGCCGATGGGTGTTTATCAGATAAGAAATCTGATCAACGGAAAGATCTTTCTCGGCAGCGCGAAGAACCTGCAGGCGAAACTTAACAGCAATAAATTCCAGCTCGACCATGGTGCTCACATGAACTCGGAGCTGCAGAAGGACTACTCTGAATTGGGTGAAAAGAACTTTGCATTCGAAATTGTGGATTATCTCAAGCCGAAGGAAGAGGCGGGCTATGACTACACGGAAGATCTGACCGTCCTCGAAGAGATGTGGCTTGAGAAACTTCAGCCTTATGAAGAAAAGGGATATAATAGGAGGAAATAG
- a CDS encoding alpha-L-fucosidase — MVRKKFIFLITVLLTSASSALPSGVGRESQSVGSSQSSPLQWWRDARFGMFIHWGIYAVPAKGEWYMTTAQVPRGEYEKYALQFDPTKFDADRWAEIAHDAGMKYIVITSKHHDGFCMFKTKTNHYNVVDATPWHKDPLKALSAACRRHGIKFAVYYSIMDWHTPFQGAYKPDSLHPVYNPTHFKEGEKGAYISYMKTELKELVTQYHPAILWFDGQWMDGWTDEDGRAIYDYLHKLDPDIIVNNRVRGAGDYETPEQQIPANGLPGHDWETCMTINNSWGFNAADSNFKSAEELIHNLIDIASKGGNYLLNVGPTAKGVIPQPEVDRLDSMGRWLKVNGESIYGTTASPFTAQLPWGRCTQKHGKLFLNVFDWPADGKLVVHGVYNKPRQAFLLADKERSLLNVEKSGDSLLIEVPPKAPDGISSVVVLDFNPKGSARIGKAEIYNPPSIKAQTKIFIDTLDVTIDASGEKTEVRYTLDGSGPTMKSPVAVNPIRITGTTVISARCFRDSEAVSETAQAAFTKVKPEDAARVDSAKNGIHYEYFTGEWDSLPDFGKLKASHDGTLVNFLLPPQRDLINYSVVYAGYLKIMTDGIYDFCTASDDGSKLFIGDRLVVDNDYQHSVIEKEGTIALKEGYHPIRVEFFQRGGADSLGVFWSVTGAMKQSIPDSQIYTGK, encoded by the coding sequence ATGGTCCGTAAAAAGTTCATTTTCCTAATAACCGTTCTCCTCACGAGTGCATCATCCGCTCTTCCTTCCGGAGTCGGACGAGAGTCACAGTCTGTGGGATCATCCCAATCCTCTCCGCTGCAATGGTGGCGTGATGCGAGGTTCGGTATGTTCATCCACTGGGGAATTTATGCTGTGCCTGCAAAGGGAGAATGGTACATGACGACCGCACAGGTGCCGCGAGGAGAGTACGAGAAGTACGCGCTGCAATTTGATCCGACGAAGTTCGATGCAGATCGCTGGGCCGAGATCGCCCATGATGCAGGAATGAAGTATATCGTCATCACGTCGAAGCACCATGACGGCTTCTGTATGTTCAAAACCAAAACGAATCATTACAATGTCGTCGATGCGACACCATGGCACAAGGATCCGCTCAAGGCGCTCAGCGCCGCTTGCCGACGGCATGGGATCAAATTTGCCGTTTATTATTCGATCATGGACTGGCATACTCCGTTTCAAGGAGCGTACAAGCCGGACTCTCTGCATCCTGTTTACAACCCGACTCATTTCAAAGAGGGAGAAAAGGGAGCTTACATCAGTTACATGAAGACCGAGCTGAAAGAGCTTGTCACTCAATATCATCCTGCAATTTTGTGGTTCGACGGACAGTGGATGGATGGCTGGACCGACGAAGACGGCAGGGCGATTTATGATTACCTGCACAAGCTCGATCCCGACATAATCGTCAACAACCGAGTCAGAGGAGCAGGCGATTATGAGACTCCCGAGCAGCAGATTCCCGCGAACGGTTTGCCCGGTCATGATTGGGAAACTTGCATGACGATCAACAACAGCTGGGGATTCAATGCCGCGGATTCCAATTTCAAGTCCGCCGAAGAACTGATTCACAATCTCATAGACATTGCAAGTAAAGGCGGAAATTATCTTCTCAATGTCGGACCGACGGCGAAAGGAGTGATCCCGCAGCCTGAGGTGGACCGTCTCGACTCTATGGGACGCTGGCTGAAAGTCAACGGCGAATCTATCTACGGCACGACAGCCAGTCCTTTCACTGCTCAACTTCCGTGGGGACGCTGCACGCAGAAGCACGGTAAACTTTTCTTGAACGTCTTCGACTGGCCGGCCGACGGGAAACTTGTCGTTCACGGAGTTTATAATAAACCACGACAAGCCTTCCTTCTCGCCGACAAAGAGAGAAGTCTGTTGAATGTAGAGAAAAGCGGTGACTCGTTGTTGATAGAAGTTCCGCCGAAAGCTCCCGATGGAATCAGCAGCGTGGTGGTCCTTGATTTCAATCCGAAGGGTTCTGCTCGGATTGGAAAAGCAGAGATTTACAACCCGCCTTCGATCAAAGCGCAAACAAAAATATTTATCGACACTCTCGACGTGACCATTGATGCGAGCGGAGAAAAGACTGAAGTGCGTTACACATTAGACGGAAGCGGCCCGACAATGAAATCGCCGGTAGCGGTGAATCCGATCAGGATAACAGGGACGACCGTTATCAGTGCGAGGTGTTTTCGTGACAGTGAAGCAGTGAGCGAGACTGCGCAAGCGGCGTTTACGAAAGTGAAACCGGAAGACGCTGCAAGAGTTGACAGCGCGAAGAATGGAATTCATTACGAGTACTTTACAGGAGAATGGGATTCTCTTCCCGATTTTGGAAAACTGAAGGCATCGCATGATGGTACACTAGTGAATTTCCTGCTGCCGCCGCAGAGAGATCTTATCAATTACAGCGTCGTGTATGCGGGATACCTCAAAATCATGACAGACGGCATTTATGATTTTTGCACGGCATCGGATGATGGAAGCAAATTATTTATCGGAGACAGGCTGGTTGTGGATAATGATTATCAACACAGCGTAATTGAGAAGGAAGGAACCATTGCGCTGAAGGAGGGTTATCATCCGATCCGCGTGGAGTTTTTCCAGCGCGGCGGCGCAGACAGTCTCGGTGTTTTCTGGTCGGTTACTGGCGCCATGAAGCAGTCAATACCCGATTCGCAAATTTATACTGGCAAATAA
- a CDS encoding VOC family protein, with amino-acid sequence MAAPVTHFEVNAKDAARVREFFSSLFGWKIEMDPSMNYGMVNTGVKMGINGGIGQAMGPGASVTFYVQVEDVQAHIDKAVSLGGRVVVPLTDAGMVTFAQIADPEGNVIGLVKGPQTPPPEPKPKKASAKKRKAAKPKRTARRGKRR; translated from the coding sequence ATGGCAGCACCCGTTACGCATTTTGAGGTGAACGCGAAAGACGCTGCACGCGTTCGAGAATTTTTCTCCAGCCTCTTCGGCTGGAAAATTGAGATGGACCCAAGCATGAATTACGGAATGGTGAATACCGGAGTGAAGATGGGAATCAACGGCGGCATCGGCCAAGCAATGGGACCAGGCGCAAGTGTAACGTTTTATGTTCAGGTCGAGGATGTTCAGGCGCATATCGACAAGGCTGTCAGCCTCGGCGGAAGAGTAGTCGTGCCGCTCACTGATGCAGGGATGGTCACGTTTGCGCAGATCGCCGATCCCGAAGGAAATGTCATCGGTTTGGTAAAAGGGCCCCAGACTCCTCCACCAGAGCCGAAACCTAAGAAGGCTTCAGCGAAAAAGAGAAAGGCTGCAAAGCCCAAGAGAACCGCAAGAAGAGGCAAACGACGTTAA